Proteins encoded by one window of Bacillus rossius redtenbacheri isolate Brsri chromosome 14, Brsri_v3, whole genome shotgun sequence:
- the LOC134539130 gene encoding regulator of chromosome condensation, with translation MPIRKRVFTTKKRNSVAAIEPGSPVKKTKRAEGSAVWFVELPPRRGDPGLVLACGQGDVGQLGLGDAVTERSRPALVPGLDSVVQVCAGGMHTVAVDKDGQVLTAGCNDDGALGRDTAEEGSESRPGKVSLPAKAVQVSAGDSHSAALLEDGRVFAWGSFRDFHGVMGLTKAGVQRSPVQVLPSVRFAKVASGVDHLVLLSETGEVYTCGCGEQGQLGRVPERAAGRDNSRRGIGLLLDPAPVKLGARKASKFSDIWAVSYGTFIKEKDKDVIYVFGLNNYCQLGLKDLSCHFHPQLSAEFSGKKWLKICGGLHHTLALDSEGITYSLGREEYGRLGLGQGSGDARKPTPVLEEKCVDIACGGTVSFAVTDTGQLYGWGMGSNGQLGLASEDDVYRPAPVRSKQLEARRVLQVDAGGQHTVILASP, from the exons GCTCGGCCGTGTGGTTCGTGGAGCTCCCGCCGCGGAGGGGGGACCCGGGGCTGGTGCTGGCCTGCGGGCAGGGGGACGTGGGCCAGCTGGGGCTGGGCGACGCCGTGACGGAGCGCTCGCGGCCGGCCCTCGTCCCCGGCCTGGACTCAGTGGTGCAGGTGTGCGCGGGCGGCATGCACACCGTCGCCGTCGACAAGGACGGGCAG GTGTTGACGGCGGGCTGCAACGATGACGGGGCGCTGGGGCGGGACACTGCTGAGGAGGGCTCGGAGTCCCGGCCCGGCAAGGTGAGCCTGCCGGCGAAGGCAGTGCAGGTGTCGGCCGGGGACTCCCACTCGGCGGCGCTGCTGGAGGACGGGCGGGTGTTCGCCTGGGGCTCCTTCAGG GACTTCCACGGCGTGATGGGGCTGACGAAGGCCGGCGTCCAGCGCTCCCCCGTGCAGGTGCTACCCTCGGTGAGGTTCGCCAAGGTGGCTTCGGGAGTGGACCACCTGGTGCTGCTGTCCGAGACGGGGGAGGTGTACACCTGCGGCTGCGGGGAGCAGGGCCAGCTGGGGCGGGTCCCCGAGCGGGCCGCCGGCCGGGACAACAGCCGGCGGGGCATCG GTCTGTTGCTAGACCCCGCTCCGGTGAAACTGGGCGCCCGCAAAGCCTCCAAGTTCAGCGACATCTGGGCCGTCAGCTACGGAACATTCATCAAGGAAAAAGACAAGGATGTCATATATGTTTTCGGTCTGAACAACTACTGTCAGTTGG GTTTGAAAGATCTTAGCTGCCATTTCCATCCTCAACTTTCAGCTGAATTTTCTGGAAAGAAGTGGCTTAAAATTTGTGGTGGATTGCATCATACATTGGCCTTGGATAGTGAAG GCATCACGTACAGCCTGGGGCGCGAGGAGTACGGGCGGCTGGGGCTCGGCCAGGGCAGCGGGGACGCGAGGAAGCCGACGCCCGTGCTGGAGGAGAAGTGCGTCGACATCGCCTGCGGAGGCACCGTCTCGTTCGCGGTCACGGACACCG GTCAGCTGTACGGCTGGGGCATGGGCTCCAACGGCCAGCTGGGGCTGGCCAGCGAGGACGACGTGTACCGGCCCGCCCCGGTGCGGAGCAAGCAGCTGGAGGCCAGGCGGGTGCTGCAGGTGGACGCGGGCGGGCAGCACACAGTGATCCTGGCCTCGCCCTGA
- the LOC134539131 gene encoding mitochondrial import inner membrane translocase subunit Tim10 has product MADPAQQQMETAKLQLVQELEIEMLSDLYGRMTAACHRKCIPPRYKDAELGKGEAVCLDRCVAKYLDVHERIGKKLTQLSVQDEDFMKKMQAEPKS; this is encoded by the coding sequence ATGGCCGACCCGGCGCAGCAGCAGATGGAGACGGCGAAGCTGCAGCTTGTGCAGGAGCTGGAGATCGAGATGCTGTCGGACCTGTACGGCCGCATGACGGCGGCGTGCCACAGGAAGTGCATCCCGCCCCGCTACAAGGACGCCGAGCTGGGGAAGGGGGAGGCGGTGTGCCTGGACCGGTGCGTGGCCAAGTACCTGGACGTGCACGAGCGCATCGGCAAGAAGCTCACGCAGCTGTCCGTGCAGGACGAGGACTTCATGAAGAAGATGCAGGCGGAACCCAAGTCGTGA